Proteins encoded within one genomic window of Phototrophicus methaneseepsis:
- a CDS encoding protein kinase domain-containing protein — MPIIDPLIGKVLGDYQIEKVLGTGGMAHVYRGYDEKLERYAAVKVIEPRLMAGDDQAEYRARFQREAKSIARLDHPNIVSIYQFGEYEDLYYIAMAYIEGRNLRQMMKLIGDEPITPWRLVHILGDIASALDHAHQHSIIHRDVKPSNIIVNANDRAILMDFGLALNSLEGTIGNTFGSVHYIAPEQAVSSAQAVPQSDQYSLAVIAFEVLAGRVPFDDASAMSVALKHISDPPPPLTSIVPDASPLAEAVLLKALDKNPQNRYATCMDFINALATAFDISKPQSGLPLSSDSKPLKEAEIPTVGLTATPAHTRMAPLDALPPSEKGPAQAGSPAGGGVAGPPPIDATREAPQPPTPEPNTRKRGGGIGWSLVAILFLVMIVGFAVLLFRDRQQQIEATQTAVAANVTDTAVVLATDAGRTEVAIMNAQETENAASTLAAIPTDTPTATATSTPTDTATPTDTLTPSNTPTPTDTLTPTPTDTGTPTPTDTATPTETYTPSNTPTETPTPTDTATPTDTPTATATDTPTATATDTATPTLTPTDTPTPTDTATPTPTNTPYGAPSATPRIEMSQFDQAEILLRYDGRTFVIYNRTSQANYQMRNLRFLLFEPDPIYDDVNEAPIIHTQTFSVTDLSSLSQGLLSHNCLQVWTLRFVTLPGDEPPADMCATRSYFRQIANPFWISDNPRRSYLEVRLGRVDVLTICPVLIPDTFNEVRCLVDIP, encoded by the coding sequence ATGCCCATCATCGATCCGCTTATTGGTAAGGTTTTAGGCGACTACCAAATTGAAAAAGTCCTCGGCACAGGGGGCATGGCGCATGTCTATCGCGGGTACGATGAGAAACTAGAGCGCTATGCTGCCGTGAAGGTCATTGAGCCGCGCCTGATGGCGGGTGATGATCAGGCGGAGTATCGAGCACGCTTCCAACGGGAGGCCAAGTCCATTGCTCGGCTGGATCATCCCAATATCGTCAGTATTTATCAATTTGGCGAATACGAAGACTTATATTATATCGCCATGGCTTACATCGAAGGCCGCAATCTGCGCCAGATGATGAAGCTGATTGGCGATGAGCCGATCACACCCTGGCGATTGGTGCATATCCTGGGGGATATTGCCAGCGCGCTGGACCATGCGCATCAGCACAGTATCATCCACCGCGACGTTAAACCATCGAATATCATCGTTAATGCCAATGACCGCGCCATATTGATGGATTTTGGCTTGGCGCTTAATTCCCTTGAAGGCACGATAGGCAATACCTTTGGTAGTGTCCATTACATCGCGCCAGAGCAGGCTGTTTCTTCCGCACAGGCTGTACCTCAGTCAGATCAGTATTCGCTCGCTGTGATTGCCTTTGAAGTGCTTGCCGGTCGCGTCCCTTTTGATGATGCTTCCGCCATGAGTGTGGCGCTCAAACATATTAGTGATCCACCGCCGCCGCTAACGTCGATTGTGCCGGATGCTTCGCCATTGGCCGAAGCGGTATTGTTAAAGGCACTGGATAAGAATCCTCAGAATCGTTATGCGACCTGCATGGATTTTATCAATGCGTTGGCAACCGCTTTTGATATTTCCAAACCGCAATCGGGATTGCCTCTTTCATCGGATAGCAAGCCGCTTAAAGAGGCTGAAATCCCTACAGTGGGGTTGACAGCGACCCCGGCCCATACACGTATGGCCCCTCTTGATGCGCTCCCCCCGTCGGAAAAGGGACCCGCTCAAGCGGGTTCGCCCGCAGGGGGTGGCGTGGCTGGTCCGCCGCCTATTGATGCAACCAGAGAGGCACCGCAGCCTCCTACACCTGAGCCTAATACGCGGAAACGCGGCGGTGGGATTGGCTGGTCGCTGGTCGCCATTCTCTTTCTCGTCATGATTGTTGGGTTCGCTGTGCTGTTATTTCGGGATCGCCAACAGCAGATCGAAGCGACACAAACCGCCGTGGCCGCAAATGTGACAGATACCGCTGTTGTCCTCGCTACAGATGCAGGCCGGACAGAAGTGGCGATTATGAACGCCCAGGAAACTGAAAACGCTGCATCGACCCTTGCCGCAATTCCGACGGATACGCCGACTGCTACAGCTACATCGACACCAACCGATACGGCTACGCCGACGGATACTCTGACGCCATCGAATACGCCAACACCCACAGATACCCTGACGCCGACGCCGACCGATACCGGGACACCAACGCCCACAGATACGGCCACGCCGACCGAAACTTACACGCCTTCTAATACGCCGACTGAAACACCGACACCGACGGATACGGCTACCCCAACCGATACGCCGACTGCCACGGCGACGGATACACCGACTGCTACGGCAACCGATACGGCCACGCCGACATTGACCCCAACCGATACGCCGACACCTACAGATACCGCCACGCCGACGCCGACGAATACCCCTTATGGTGCGCCTTCTGCAACGCCACGTATCGAAATGAGCCAGTTTGACCAGGCTGAGATTTTGCTGCGTTATGATGGCCGTACTTTTGTCATCTACAACCGCACATCGCAGGCTAACTATCAGATGCGTAATTTGCGGTTCCTGCTCTTTGAGCCGGACCCCATTTATGATGATGTCAATGAAGCGCCTATCATCCACACACAGACATTTTCAGTCACTGACCTGAGCAGCCTCAGCCAGGGGCTCTTATCGCATAATTGTTTGCAGGTCTGGACGCTGCGGTTTGTCACGCTGCCAGGGGATGAGCCGCCCGCTGATATGTGCGCGACGCGCTCGTACTTCCGCCAGATTGCCAATCCATTCTGGATCAGCGACAATCCGCGGCGCTCTTACCTCGAAGTGCGCCTGGGCCGTGTTGACGTGCTGACGATTTGCCCGGTTTTGATCCCGGATACCTTTAACGAAGTGCGCTGTCTGGTCGATATCCCTTAG
- a CDS encoding ATP-dependent Clp protease ATP-binding subunit gives MTPSPDIPEIEIRERCATLLSTATEEARRLGHNFVGTEHLFIAATRTEDGPTCRLLRRANLSPRHVRNEIRREVGTSDDPIGEVLPMTPRTEIVLSLAIFLAQQEDQHDVSELHMLMALLQEGEGVPVRKLIDLGFDLNFWLQKLILDQQEKIPYDLPAQEEMPWDDDSDFNLSFSDDDLLSPRSPLDSDPDMLPTPLLNRYGRDLTAQAAEGKIGPAYARDKEIRALARTLARSKKNNPLLLGDAGVGKTAIVEGLAFAIFDKTAPMPMQDYRIVQIEIGTLVAGTSLRGQFEERLIGIVEEIKRAQNIILFIDEIHTIVGAGDTIDSNLDAANILKPALARGEIKCIGATTHEEYRRAIAQDPALARRFRTIDVEEPTEADAVVILDAQRKRLEQHHDVRISQDALEAAVKMSVRYLADRRLPDKALDLLDEACTRVTIQTIHPDLLDGEDNRRDVRVADIAAVLSEWTGIPATELTTDDKRRLANLEDALKERVIGQDRAVRMVAEAIKTARAGLNDPNRPIGVFLFLGTSGVGKTELARALADFMFGSEDAMLRLDMSEFHDSHTVARLIGSPPGYKESNQGGQLTDGLRRRPYSVVLLDEIEKAAPEVFDIFLQIFDEGRLSDAHGRRVDARHSVFIMTSNIGTQESSKVLGFGGHQPDETPNFQPFLKQRFRVEFLNRIDEVVTFNMLSRDVLSRILDVQMVELEERLKHQHLKLSMTEEARQFILDESYDPVNGARPLRRTIERLLTRPLSNKIVENNLEPGATIVIALNGDQLEFRERATTDG, from the coding sequence TTGACACCATCACCCGATATTCCGGAAATTGAAATTCGTGAGCGGTGTGCCACACTGCTCAGCACGGCCACAGAAGAAGCAAGACGCTTAGGGCATAACTTCGTGGGTACGGAGCATCTTTTCATTGCCGCCACACGTACGGAGGATGGCCCCACATGTCGCTTGCTCAGACGTGCCAATCTCAGCCCACGTCACGTGCGCAATGAGATTCGGCGTGAGGTCGGCACATCCGATGATCCTATCGGTGAAGTGCTGCCCATGACGCCACGAACAGAAATCGTGCTCTCATTGGCGATCTTCCTGGCACAACAAGAAGACCAGCATGATGTCAGTGAACTGCACATGCTCATGGCGCTGCTGCAAGAAGGCGAAGGCGTCCCCGTGCGCAAGTTGATCGACCTGGGCTTCGACCTGAATTTTTGGCTGCAAAAGCTCATCCTGGACCAGCAGGAAAAAATACCTTATGACCTTCCTGCACAGGAAGAAATGCCCTGGGATGATGATAGTGACTTTAACCTGTCATTCTCCGATGATGACTTACTCTCGCCCCGCTCGCCCCTGGATAGCGACCCGGATATGCTGCCGACGCCCCTGCTCAACCGGTATGGACGTGATCTCACTGCTCAGGCGGCTGAAGGCAAAATCGGCCCGGCTTATGCGCGCGATAAAGAAATCCGCGCATTGGCGCGCACATTGGCACGCAGCAAGAAAAACAATCCGCTGCTACTAGGTGATGCTGGCGTCGGCAAGACAGCGATTGTCGAAGGGTTGGCCTTTGCTATCTTCGATAAAACGGCCCCGATGCCGATGCAGGATTATCGGATCGTCCAGATTGAAATTGGCACCCTCGTCGCAGGCACCAGCTTGCGCGGCCAATTTGAAGAGCGCTTAATCGGCATCGTAGAAGAAATCAAGCGCGCTCAAAATATCATCCTATTCATTGATGAAATCCATACGATTGTTGGCGCGGGTGATACCATCGACAGCAACCTCGATGCAGCCAATATCCTCAAGCCAGCGCTTGCACGCGGTGAGATTAAATGCATCGGCGCGACAACGCACGAAGAATATCGTCGCGCTATTGCACAGGACCCTGCCCTTGCGCGGCGCTTCCGTACAATAGATGTAGAAGAACCGACCGAAGCTGATGCTGTCGTCATCCTGGATGCACAGCGTAAACGATTAGAACAACATCACGATGTGCGCATCAGCCAGGATGCCCTAGAAGCGGCTGTGAAGATGTCCGTGCGTTACCTGGCGGATCGCCGTTTGCCGGATAAAGCGCTCGACCTATTGGACGAAGCCTGCACACGCGTCACGATTCAGACGATTCACCCTGATCTACTCGACGGCGAAGACAATCGCCGTGATGTGCGCGTGGCTGATATTGCCGCCGTCCTCTCTGAATGGACGGGTATCCCAGCGACAGAACTCACCACAGATGATAAGCGCCGCCTCGCCAACCTGGAAGACGCCCTGAAAGAACGCGTCATCGGACAGGACCGGGCCGTGCGTATGGTCGCGGAAGCCATCAAGACAGCACGAGCCGGCCTCAATGACCCGAACCGCCCTATCGGCGTATTCCTCTTCCTGGGGACTTCCGGCGTGGGTAAAACGGAGCTTGCACGGGCACTGGCGGATTTCATGTTCGGCAGTGAAGATGCCATGCTGCGGCTGGATATGTCCGAGTTTCATGATTCGCACACGGTAGCACGCTTGATCGGGTCACCACCGGGCTATAAAGAATCCAACCAGGGCGGACAATTGACAGATGGCCTGCGTCGTCGCCCCTATAGCGTCGTGCTGTTGGATGAAATTGAGAAAGCCGCGCCGGAGGTGTTCGACATCTTCCTACAAATCTTCGATGAAGGCCGCTTGAGCGATGCCCATGGTCGCCGCGTCGATGCACGGCATTCTGTGTTCATCATGACGAGCAACATCGGCACCCAGGAAAGTAGTAAAGTGCTGGGCTTTGGGGGGCATCAACCCGACGAAACACCGAACTTCCAACCCTTCCTGAAGCAGCGCTTCCGGGTGGAGTTCCTCAATCGCATTGATGAGGTCGTCACCTTCAACATGCTCTCGCGCGATGTCCTGAGCCGTATTCTGGATGTGCAGATGGTCGAGTTAGAGGAACGGTTAAAACATCAGCACCTTAAGCTGAGCATGACTGAAGAAGCCCGTCAGTTCATCCTGGATGAGAGCTACGACCCGGTTAATGGGGCCCGCCCACTGCGCAGGACAATTGAGCGCCTGCTGACACGACCGCTCAGTAATAAGATCGTAGAAAACAACCTGGAACCTGGCGCGACCATCGTCATCGCCCTCAATGGGGACCAATTGGAGTTCCGTGAGCGCGCCACAACGGATGGATAA
- a CDS encoding serine/threonine-protein kinase, which produces MHATTGDCKINTNPPLTNRKPDPLSATDIRRLLRQDHPADANDTFATDPQSDIQQAGRLALRIAKPVDYYFLLGDLCAQMVMGDRHKLRIFYAGKTLIAYQKALAAANSDVDRSMAKNALDNFVQWLLDISTAFPSARNIAVAMWAIAEDADDNALQPAFNRIQATHLIELYRQYLQGENATIMALDGVTVQSDFQDETALGDPEDLPEEYYSSEISGTQLADLDPPVSESIDIKVAPIQDETRLAEQEDILTAVTSQVHEAEAVHEKPRSRVVLDDMYDFEIGSRMLSRYEVADVRLGGMGIVYLCYDHEQRLPVAIKSFQPRFLENAKAVARFEQEAYTWVKLEKHTHIVQARLVQNINNRPHIILEHISGPEGLGVDLSSWIGHPMLTIEQALLFGIHITLGMQHAVNKIPGLVHRDLKPANILVTYDGIAKVTDFGLVRSVELDKDEGDDEDASDPGDRLTRLNAVVGTPPYMSPEQCESRDVDMRADIYAFGCLMYEMITGHHLFKVKGTKAWRIAHIQEIPHFDDDVPGDTPPQLLELTLSCLQKQPEDRPQTWQALYDALVTLYEVNFGELPTLEFDGPTLEARELMDKGYSLTELGRLEESVAAYDQAIALQPDYWWAWARKGRTLRLLERYKESLACYDRALELKPDYAWAHNGKGIILDRMGDLEGALASFETATRLNPHDVWIWYNRGDILQKLGRYEEATEIVQYGLSIDPRHPNSWAKLGQIYRMQQQYPEAVSAYEKATDLQPDYAWAHNGYGLSLKALGKAREAIIAFKRAAQYEPEVVWHWYNLAETLVSIGRYEEALEPIEQAARIDPNHAPTWSKKAQILRYMKRLEEALNAYERAIRLDPEFDWAINGKGIVLEQLERYEDALACYERATELAPEREWYWYNQGKVLALIDRLNEALFVLNKALEINDQHSGSWALLGNVYRQQGELQKSAQAIRKATEIAPDYAWAWNELGITLEMLNDYPGALEAYRNASLYAPDQASYIYKQADILVLLDHNEEALGLLNRALELSNRSAYIWAKHGQVLRKLNRLEEALMSYTRAVELEPEYSWAWSGRGLTLSQLRRHDQAIISFKQALELDESDIWSWYNYAEELLIHQEPQKALEALDEALAIDPTHAESWSKCGQALRLLRRYDESLSAYNKAVENRPDYAWAWSGRGLTLKSMGRLEEAIESYTHAIEVEPTSIWYYINKMSTQLEMGRREEALTTIEQAAQAQPNNAQVWARKGQVERRMNMMDQALISYTRALELDTTYAWAWNGKGLCLGELKRWDDALVCYEQAVHYDKTDVWFWHNYGEALCRTGRKAEARDAFKKALKLDPQHIPTREKLRKLDNLGSCE; this is translated from the coding sequence TTGCATGCCACAACAGGAGATTGTAAGATCAATACCAATCCGCCGCTGACGAACCGTAAACCTGATCCATTGAGCGCCACGGACATTCGGCGACTGCTGAGGCAAGACCACCCGGCAGACGCGAATGATACGTTCGCAACGGATCCTCAGTCAGATATTCAGCAGGCTGGGCGGCTGGCCCTGCGCATCGCGAAGCCTGTTGATTATTACTTCTTGCTGGGGGATCTGTGTGCACAGATGGTGATGGGAGATCGTCACAAATTACGCATCTTCTATGCCGGTAAAACACTTATCGCCTATCAAAAGGCGCTGGCTGCCGCCAACAGTGATGTCGACCGCTCCATGGCTAAGAACGCACTGGATAACTTCGTCCAGTGGCTGCTCGATATCAGCACAGCATTTCCATCTGCCCGTAATATCGCTGTTGCGATGTGGGCCATTGCAGAAGACGCTGATGACAATGCCCTCCAACCAGCATTCAATCGCATTCAGGCGACGCACCTCATCGAGCTCTACCGCCAGTATCTACAGGGCGAAAATGCCACCATCATGGCGCTGGATGGCGTGACGGTTCAGAGTGACTTCCAGGATGAAACCGCCCTTGGCGATCCGGAAGACCTGCCAGAAGAATACTATTCCAGCGAGATCAGCGGTACACAACTGGCTGACCTGGACCCCCCTGTTTCGGAATCGATTGATATTAAAGTCGCGCCGATCCAGGATGAAACGCGTCTCGCAGAACAAGAAGACATCCTGACTGCTGTGACGTCCCAGGTCCACGAGGCAGAAGCCGTACACGAAAAGCCAAGGTCGCGCGTCGTCCTGGATGACATGTACGATTTCGAGATTGGCAGCCGGATGCTCTCCCGCTATGAAGTCGCGGATGTGAGGCTGGGTGGCATGGGCATCGTCTATCTGTGTTATGACCATGAGCAGCGTCTGCCTGTGGCGATTAAATCCTTCCAACCGCGCTTCCTTGAAAATGCAAAAGCGGTGGCTCGCTTCGAACAAGAGGCTTATACGTGGGTCAAGCTGGAAAAGCACACCCATATCGTTCAGGCGCGGCTGGTCCAGAACATCAACAATCGCCCTCACATCATCCTGGAGCATATCAGCGGGCCGGAAGGTCTGGGCGTCGATCTCAGCAGTTGGATCGGTCATCCCATGCTCACAATTGAGCAGGCCCTCCTGTTCGGCATCCATATCACATTGGGCATGCAGCACGCCGTCAACAAAATCCCTGGCCTCGTCCATCGAGACCTGAAGCCAGCCAATATCCTCGTCACATATGATGGCATTGCCAAGGTCACGGATTTTGGCCTGGTACGCTCGGTTGAGCTCGATAAAGACGAAGGCGACGACGAAGACGCCAGCGACCCCGGCGACCGCCTGACGCGATTAAATGCAGTCGTGGGCACGCCGCCTTATATGTCCCCGGAACAGTGTGAATCACGCGATGTCGATATGCGCGCCGATATTTATGCCTTCGGCTGCTTGATGTACGAAATGATCACCGGGCATCATCTGTTTAAGGTCAAAGGGACAAAAGCATGGCGGATAGCGCATATTCAGGAGATACCTCATTTTGACGATGATGTCCCCGGCGATACGCCGCCTCAACTGCTCGAACTCACGCTGAGCTGCTTACAAAAACAGCCCGAAGATCGCCCGCAGACATGGCAGGCACTCTATGATGCGCTGGTCACGCTGTATGAAGTCAACTTTGGCGAGCTGCCAACCCTGGAATTCGATGGCCCAACGCTAGAAGCGCGTGAGCTGATGGATAAGGGCTATTCCCTGACCGAATTGGGCCGCCTGGAAGAATCCGTCGCCGCCTATGATCAGGCTATTGCTTTGCAGCCGGATTACTGGTGGGCATGGGCGCGCAAGGGGCGCACCCTGCGCCTGTTGGAGCGTTATAAAGAATCACTCGCCTGTTACGACCGCGCGCTGGAATTAAAGCCCGATTATGCCTGGGCACATAATGGCAAGGGCATCATCCTGGACCGCATGGGCGACCTGGAAGGCGCGCTGGCATCCTTCGAGACAGCAACTCGGCTCAACCCGCATGACGTGTGGATCTGGTATAACCGGGGCGACATCCTGCAAAAATTGGGGCGCTATGAAGAAGCGACTGAAATTGTCCAATATGGCCTGAGTATCGATCCACGTCATCCCAATAGTTGGGCCAAGCTGGGCCAGATCTACCGGATGCAGCAGCAGTACCCAGAAGCCGTCAGCGCTTACGAGAAAGCCACTGATTTACAGCCCGATTATGCCTGGGCACACAATGGCTATGGCCTATCGTTGAAGGCGCTCGGCAAAGCACGAGAAGCGATCATCGCATTTAAGCGTGCCGCCCAATATGAGCCTGAAGTCGTATGGCACTGGTATAACCTGGCAGAAACGCTCGTGAGCATTGGCCGCTACGAAGAAGCCCTCGAGCCGATTGAACAAGCGGCCCGTATCGACCCCAATCATGCCCCGACATGGAGCAAAAAGGCGCAAATTCTACGCTATATGAAGCGCCTTGAAGAAGCACTGAATGCTTACGAACGGGCGATCAGGCTGGACCCAGAATTTGATTGGGCTATCAATGGCAAGGGTATCGTCCTGGAGCAGCTTGAACGCTATGAAGACGCCCTCGCCTGCTATGAGCGAGCCACAGAACTGGCGCCAGAGCGCGAATGGTATTGGTACAACCAGGGCAAGGTGCTCGCACTCATCGACAGACTGAATGAGGCGCTTTTTGTACTGAACAAAGCACTGGAAATTAACGATCAGCACAGTGGCAGTTGGGCCCTGCTCGGTAATGTGTACCGCCAACAGGGCGAGCTGCAAAAATCCGCACAGGCAATACGTAAGGCGACGGAAATCGCACCAGATTATGCCTGGGCCTGGAATGAACTGGGTATCACGCTGGAAATGCTCAATGATTACCCTGGCGCGCTAGAAGCGTACCGTAATGCGAGCCTCTATGCACCGGATCAGGCCAGCTACATCTATAAGCAGGCTGATATTCTGGTGCTGTTGGACCATAATGAAGAAGCGCTCGGATTGCTCAATAGAGCCCTGGAATTAAGCAATCGCAGCGCTTATATCTGGGCGAAACATGGGCAGGTCCTGCGCAAGCTCAACCGGCTGGAAGAAGCCCTGATGAGTTATACGCGCGCTGTGGAGCTTGAGCCAGAATATAGCTGGGCCTGGAGTGGTCGTGGCCTGACGCTCAGCCAATTGCGCCGCCATGATCAGGCGATTATCTCCTTTAAACAAGCGTTGGAGCTCGATGAGAGCGACATCTGGTCCTGGTATAACTACGCGGAAGAATTGCTCATCCATCAGGAGCCACAAAAAGCGCTAGAAGCCCTTGACGAAGCACTCGCCATAGACCCCACGCACGCCGAAAGTTGGTCTAAGTGTGGGCAGGCATTGCGCTTGCTGCGCCGCTACGACGAGTCACTATCTGCCTATAATAAAGCTGTCGAAAATCGGCCAGATTATGCCTGGGCCTGGAGTGGGCGCGGCCTGACACTCAAGAGCATGGGCCGGCTGGAGGAAGCCATCGAGAGCTATACGCACGCCATTGAAGTCGAACCAACGAGCATCTGGTACTATATCAACAAGATGTCTACCCAGTTGGAAATGGGCCGACGCGAAGAAGCGCTGACCACCATCGAGCAGGCAGCACAAGCTCAGCCGAACAATGCCCAGGTCTGGGCGCGTAAAGGCCAGGTCGAGCGTCGTATGAATATGATGGACCAGGCGCTAATCAGCTATACACGCGCGCTGGAACTTGATACCACTTATGCATGGGCCTGGAATGGTAAGGGGCTGTGCCTGGGTGAACTCAAGCGGTGGGATGATGCACTTGTCTGCTATGAGCAGGCTGTTCACTATGATAAGACGGACGTCTGGTTCTGGCATAATTATGGCGAAGCGTTATGTCGCACAGGCCGCAAGGCAGAAGCGCGCGATGCCTTTAAGAAAGCACTCAAGCTGGATCCGCAGCACATCCCCACGCGGGAAAAGCTGCGTAAGCTGGATAACCTGGGTAGTTGCGAGTAA
- a CDS encoding FHA domain-containing protein encodes MPGRGEISITFMSGPMDGKILNFEQPRAGDERIITIGRRDTCDVHMPFDNQVSRIHARVGCVAKHITDTDITSLPSLLHFWLEDGGSRNGTFLEKMSEPIIKRVDLRPGTLFRIGRTWLRLDVPMTYG; translated from the coding sequence ATGCCTGGACGAGGTGAAATTAGCATCACATTCATGAGCGGTCCGATGGACGGCAAGATTCTTAATTTTGAGCAGCCGCGTGCCGGTGATGAGCGCATCATCACCATTGGCCGCCGCGATACCTGTGATGTGCATATGCCTTTTGACAATCAGGTTTCACGCATTCATGCGCGGGTTGGCTGTGTCGCCAAACACATCACCGATACAGATATTACATCACTCCCCTCGCTGCTTCACTTCTGGCTGGAAGACGGTGGCAGCCGTAACGGGACCTTCCTGGAGAAAATGTCTGAGCCGATTATCAAGCGCGTTGATCTACGCCCCGGCACGCTTTTCCGTATTGGTCGCACATGGCTGCGCCTCGATGTCCCCATGACCTACGGATAA
- a CDS encoding alpha/beta hydrolase: MKHYTNMFYNKDEQRIHTEIWLPEAPPTAIILVVHGYAEHIGRYTPVIEQMVQEGYAVYGLDHRGHGKSQGKRVYMETINDLVDDLRQYFEWVREQHPGLPIIILSHSMGTLISLTFALRYQQDLHGLIISGTATNSDEILPSPLVTAMRWLSQVIPTVRLASPGGNDILTRDQAIIQAVEADPLIDKGPWRVGMAYRMIEAGRYIRAHAHELTLPLLILHGEADKLTPISGAQMIFDKASSTDKTIKMYPGMRHEVMNEIGREEVFDDIKLWLKGHLSNVTP; this comes from the coding sequence ATGAAGCACTACACGAATATGTTTTATAACAAAGACGAGCAGCGCATTCACACGGAAATCTGGCTGCCAGAAGCCCCACCAACAGCCATCATCCTTGTGGTACATGGCTATGCGGAGCATATCGGGCGCTATACCCCCGTTATTGAGCAAATGGTGCAAGAAGGTTACGCAGTCTATGGGCTGGATCATCGCGGGCATGGCAAAAGCCAGGGCAAGCGCGTCTATATGGAGACGATTAATGATCTGGTCGATGATTTGCGGCAATATTTTGAATGGGTACGAGAACAGCATCCGGGCCTGCCCATCATCATACTCAGTCACAGCATGGGGACGCTCATCAGCCTGACCTTTGCCCTGCGCTACCAACAGGATTTACATGGCCTGATTATCAGCGGAACAGCCACCAACAGCGATGAAATTTTGCCGAGTCCCCTGGTAACAGCGATGAGATGGTTAAGCCAAGTCATACCCACAGTACGGCTCGCTAGCCCCGGCGGCAATGATATCCTGACAAGGGACCAGGCCATCATCCAGGCTGTCGAAGCGGACCCACTGATTGATAAAGGCCCCTGGCGGGTCGGCATGGCCTATCGGATGATCGAAGCGGGGCGCTATATACGTGCCCATGCCCACGAGCTGACGCTGCCCCTGCTGATCTTACATGGTGAGGCCGATAAGCTGACGCCTATCTCCGGCGCTCAGATGATCTTCGACAAAGCCAGCAGTACAGATAAAACGATCAAGATGTATCCTGGCATGCGCCACGAAGTCATGAATGAAATAGGCCGCGAAGAGGTCTTTGATGACATCAAACTCTGGCTAAAGGGCCATCTCAGTAATGTTACTCCCTGA
- a CDS encoding DMT family transporter: MGAWIMFWVLGLIWGSSFMLIRIGVENVHPLQVMFIRLGIAAVGLWTVVLLSRRPLPKNWRTWRTAIIIGIGNNAIPFTLIAFGETQIPSSLASILQSTTALFGLIFAHFVFADERMTPQKVVGLLVGFLGVIVLASHSLQGGDVFTAGLLGQLAMIGSSIFYATFTIYSKKAIQEKIDPVVLAATTMLSAAIAEMLLLLGGVAFLDVPLSVSASLGTNALFAIVMLGFVNTFIAYLLYYQIIGVLGASRTTMVTYVVPAVGLLLGVWLLDEPLDLYIISGAALIFIGIGIVNLRLFSRLNTMRARPQAGD, from the coding sequence GTGGGCGCATGGATTATGTTTTGGGTGCTGGGCTTGATCTGGGGGTCATCCTTCATGCTGATCCGTATTGGCGTGGAGAACGTGCATCCACTACAGGTTATGTTCATACGGCTGGGGATTGCAGCCGTTGGGTTGTGGACTGTCGTCCTGCTGAGCCGCCGTCCACTGCCTAAAAACTGGCGCACGTGGCGCACAGCGATCATCATTGGCATTGGCAATAATGCCATCCCATTTACGTTAATCGCCTTTGGCGAGACGCAAATTCCGAGCAGCCTCGCCAGTATCTTGCAATCAACAACGGCATTGTTTGGCCTTATCTTCGCTCATTTTGTCTTCGCAGATGAGCGTATGACACCACAAAAAGTCGTTGGCCTGCTTGTGGGTTTCCTTGGGGTGATCGTCCTGGCCTCGCACAGCCTGCAAGGCGGCGATGTTTTCACTGCGGGTTTATTAGGCCAATTGGCGATGATCGGCTCTTCGATCTTCTACGCCACATTCACAATCTACAGTAAAAAGGCCATCCAAGAGAAGATCGACCCTGTTGTGCTGGCCGCTACAACTATGCTCAGTGCAGCCATTGCAGAAATGCTGCTCTTGCTGGGTGGTGTAGCCTTCCTGGATGTACCGCTTTCCGTCAGCGCAAGCCTGGGCACCAATGCCCTGTTCGCGATTGTGATGCTTGGCTTCGTCAATACCTTCATCGCCTATCTGCTGTACTATCAAATCATCGGCGTATTAGGTGCATCGCGCACGACCATGGTCACTTATGTGGTGCCAGCCGTGGGGCTGCTGCTCGGCGTGTGGCTGCTGGACGAACCGCTGGACCTCTATATTATCAGTGGCGCGGCGCTCATCTTTATCGGCATTGGCATCGTCAACCTGCGGCTGTTTTCGCGCTTGAATACGATGCGAGCGCGTCCTCAAGCTGGGGATTAG